A window of the Tiliqua scincoides isolate rTilSci1 chromosome 5, rTilSci1.hap2, whole genome shotgun sequence genome harbors these coding sequences:
- the INO80C gene encoding INO80 complex subunit C isoform X1: protein MAELSAAAAAPPAAFPGAGAAAARGKKRPSSPGNGSLGKKKRLGSLGGGGPQNISAETMNENKTMSTDSSTGLVETSSKPLPFKTPSFTHSGIGGAAAGKKNRTWKNLKQILASERALPWQLNDPSYFSIDAPPSFKPAKKYSDISGLPANYTDPQSKLRFSTIEEFAYIRMLPSDVVTGYLTLRKATTVVP from the exons ATGGCGGAATtaagcgccgccgccgccgcgccgcCAGCGGCGTTTCCCGGGGCAGGGGCTGCGGCCGCGCGCGGGAAGAAGCGGCCCTCCAGCCCTGGCAACGGCAGCCTCGGGAAGAAGAAGCGGCTGGGGAGCCTGGGCGGCGGCGGCCCGCAG AATATCAGTGCAGAGACTatgaatgaaaataaaacaatgtCCACAGATTCCAGCACAGGACTAGTAGAAACTTCTAGCAAACCATTGCCTTTTAAGACTCCAAGCTTCACT CACTCTGGCATTGGCGGAGCTGCAGCTGGGAAGAagaacagaacctggaagaatctgAAACAAATCCTTGCATCAGAGAGGGCATTGCCATGGCAACTAAATGATCCAAGCT ACTTCAGTATTGATGCTCCTCCTTCCTTTAAACCAGCCAAGAAATATTCTGACATTTCAGGTCTTCCT GCAAACTATACTGACCCACAGAGCAAACTCAGATTTAGTACCATTGAAGAATTTGCCTATATCCGGATGCTTCCTTCAGATGTTGTTACAGGCTATCTCACACTAAGGAAAGCAACAACTGTTGTTCCCTGA
- the INO80C gene encoding INO80 complex subunit C isoform X2, with product MNENKTMSTDSSTGLVETSSKPLPFKTPSFTHSGIGGAAAGKKNRTWKNLKQILASERALPWQLNDPSYFSIDAPPSFKPAKKYSDISGLPANYTDPQSKLRFSTIEEFAYIRMLPSDVVTGYLTLRKATTVVP from the exons atgaatgaaaataaaacaatgtCCACAGATTCCAGCACAGGACTAGTAGAAACTTCTAGCAAACCATTGCCTTTTAAGACTCCAAGCTTCACT CACTCTGGCATTGGCGGAGCTGCAGCTGGGAAGAagaacagaacctggaagaatctgAAACAAATCCTTGCATCAGAGAGGGCATTGCCATGGCAACTAAATGATCCAAGCT ACTTCAGTATTGATGCTCCTCCTTCCTTTAAACCAGCCAAGAAATATTCTGACATTTCAGGTCTTCCT GCAAACTATACTGACCCACAGAGCAAACTCAGATTTAGTACCATTGAAGAATTTGCCTATATCCGGATGCTTCCTTCAGATGTTGTTACAGGCTATCTCACACTAAGGAAAGCAACAACTGTTGTTCCCTGA